In a single window of the Flavobacterium sp. W4I14 genome:
- a CDS encoding hypothetical protein (product_source=Hypo-rule applied; cath_funfam=2.60.40.1120; cleavage_site_network=SignalP-TM; pfam=PF13620; superfamily=49452,56935; transmembrane_helix_parts=Inside_1_26,TMhelix_27_44,Outside_45_1089), which translates to MKPVFAAKKHAQASFITVKKTMMMKNLLIAVLLLFCLAPNRVLAQTTQASISGVITDQQKKPIPGVSVQIRNNSTGFTTKTSTNAQGEYTFKELPLGGPYSVKALYVGFGEQTRNGYMLNLGDVVRVNVAMQEASQNLEAVQVVASGLRNKVQNFGASTEISAKTMNQLPVNGRNFSNLMDLSPLSRGGNISGQLGSSTNYTIDGMNAKNPTSAGSTTSRSGAPYSISIEAVREFKVVTNQYDVTLGRAGGGTVTAVTKSGTNTVSGSAFGYGRADWLASRYDIRGVKRDNDFSTYQYGFTLGGPIIKDKLHYFVGLDHQKDARPLIIADVNGPADEARFRITNSTLAQFLDVARTKYGVANTPQYGSFDKKRGSDAAFARIDWQINDRNLLTIRDNYTNDRNPLGLADNTAINFYESYGNDKNVDNNLLATLRSTISSKITNELKIQHLYTYQASTQNDELTGAIPRAIVGNIKSDLADGTKGISTAIQIGGHRFGQEGFTNNVFQLVDNFYYNTDKVKYTFGVDVMYTNAKSLYGSEVNGRFEYSTSQIQDPAFPNDPTKKIEVPAITNFNNLAPNRFYREVPLVADPTVKAGIWNAAIYGQMQTKLAKGLDFIGGLRIDYSTYPKSPLNQQLFDAIGVRTDHELKQFLVQPRIQFNWDINENRTDFVRFGAGIFGSDVNNYVTINNLTFDGKHLATVDVFNADVPKPDFIGYRNGTVATPSLSALQVPTINTYAEDAKIPVVYKANLSYSKLITDKFKVGITGYATLGRNNYMYVDRNMAANPFFTLSNEGNRGVFVPTSSITASNGVADWKGGRLTNQFGRVLELNSKGKVNQFAVVLDATWNYFKDGEISASYTYNDTKDNTSYNGNVANSATLSLPVKDDPRDLSKMSYSDNQFRNKVVIYGTSPSFYGFRLGVRYSGIGGTRYSLLAGGNINGDFVATNDLAFVFDRNNQNIPANIRTGLQTLLDNPDASQSLKDYINKYSGQIAERNGGVNDFFGIVDVKLSYQLHLNKKHSIEFSGDVFNFANLLNKKWGVNETLGNQALYAVSAFDATNKAYNYRVNNTGIVTPSGNPWQIQIGLRYGF; encoded by the coding sequence ATGAAACCTGTCTTTGCAGCAAAAAAGCACGCTCAGGCAAGCTTCATAACCGTTAAAAAAACAATGATGATGAAAAATTTACTTATTGCAGTGTTGCTGCTGTTTTGCCTTGCCCCAAACCGGGTACTTGCACAAACAACCCAGGCATCAATTTCGGGTGTAATCACCGATCAACAAAAGAAACCTATTCCTGGAGTTTCGGTGCAGATTAGAAACAATTCAACAGGTTTCACTACTAAAACATCTACCAACGCTCAGGGCGAGTATACTTTTAAAGAACTCCCATTGGGTGGCCCTTATTCTGTCAAAGCCCTTTATGTAGGCTTTGGCGAGCAGACCAGAAATGGTTATATGTTAAACCTTGGCGATGTGGTTAGGGTAAACGTTGCCATGCAGGAAGCTTCGCAGAATTTAGAAGCGGTACAGGTTGTGGCTTCGGGCTTGAGGAACAAAGTTCAAAACTTTGGTGCTTCTACAGAAATTTCGGCCAAAACAATGAACCAATTACCTGTAAACGGACGTAATTTTTCTAACTTAATGGATTTATCTCCTTTAAGCCGTGGTGGAAATATTTCGGGACAGTTAGGTTCTTCTACAAATTATACCATTGATGGAATGAATGCGAAAAACCCAACATCAGCTGGTAGTACTACGAGTCGTAGTGGTGCGCCATATTCAATTTCTATTGAGGCTGTTCGCGAGTTTAAGGTAGTAACCAATCAATACGATGTTACTTTGGGCAGAGCCGGAGGCGGTACAGTAACCGCTGTAACTAAATCTGGTACAAACACCGTAAGTGGAAGCGCTTTTGGTTACGGCCGTGCAGATTGGTTAGCCAGCCGTTACGATATTAGAGGCGTAAAGCGTGACAATGATTTCTCTACTTATCAATATGGTTTTACGTTAGGTGGACCGATTATCAAGGATAAATTACATTATTTCGTTGGTTTAGATCATCAGAAAGATGCTCGCCCATTAATTATTGCCGATGTTAATGGCCCCGCTGATGAAGCACGTTTCAGAATTACTAATAGTACTTTAGCACAGTTTTTGGATGTTGCACGTACTAAATATGGCGTAGCAAACACACCTCAATATGGATCTTTTGATAAAAAGCGTGGCTCGGATGCCGCATTTGCCCGTATTGATTGGCAAATTAATGATAGAAATTTATTAACCATTCGTGATAATTACACAAACGATAGAAATCCATTAGGTTTAGCAGATAACACCGCGATAAATTTCTACGAAAGTTACGGTAACGATAAAAATGTTGACAATAATTTATTGGCAACTTTACGTTCAACCATAAGCAGCAAAATCACTAACGAATTAAAAATACAACATTTATATACTTATCAGGCGAGTACGCAAAATGATGAATTAACAGGTGCCATTCCAAGAGCAATTGTAGGAAATATAAAATCTGACCTCGCTGATGGCACCAAGGGTATTTCTACCGCAATACAAATTGGTGGCCATCGTTTCGGACAAGAAGGTTTTACCAATAATGTTTTTCAATTGGTAGATAATTTTTATTATAATACCGATAAAGTTAAATATACATTTGGTGTTGATGTGATGTATACTAACGCAAAATCTCTTTATGGTAGTGAAGTGAATGGCCGTTTCGAATACTCAACTTCTCAGATTCAAGATCCTGCTTTTCCAAATGACCCAACAAAAAAGATCGAAGTTCCGGCGATTACAAACTTTAATAACCTTGCTCCAAACAGATTTTATCGCGAAGTACCTTTGGTTGCAGACCCAACTGTTAAGGCAGGCATTTGGAACGCCGCTATTTACGGCCAAATGCAGACTAAATTAGCAAAAGGTTTAGATTTTATAGGTGGTTTACGCATTGATTACAGCACTTATCCAAAATCGCCACTTAATCAGCAACTATTTGATGCTATTGGCGTGAGAACAGATCATGAGTTAAAACAATTTTTAGTTCAGCCAAGAATTCAATTTAACTGGGATATTAATGAAAACCGAACAGACTTTGTACGTTTCGGAGCAGGTATTTTCGGCTCTGATGTTAACAATTATGTAACCATTAATAACTTAACCTTTGATGGTAAACATTTAGCAACAGTTGATGTTTTTAACGCAGATGTACCAAAACCAGACTTTATAGGTTATAGAAATGGTACTGTTGCTACACCTTCATTAAGTGCTTTACAGGTACCAACGATTAATACTTATGCAGAAGATGCAAAAATTCCAGTGGTTTATAAAGCCAACTTATCATACAGTAAATTAATTACCGATAAATTTAAGGTTGGGATTACGGGTTACGCAACATTAGGACGTAACAACTACATGTATGTTGACAGAAATATGGCCGCAAATCCATTCTTTACCTTATCTAATGAAGGTAACCGTGGTGTATTTGTACCAACATCAAGTATCACTGCAAGTAATGGTGTTGCCGATTGGAAAGGCGGTCGTTTAACTAATCAGTTTGGCCGTGTTTTAGAATTAAATAGTAAAGGTAAGGTAAATCAATTCGCTGTAGTTTTAGATGCGACCTGGAATTATTTTAAAGATGGAGAAATCTCTGCAAGTTATACTTATAACGACACAAAAGATAATACATCGTATAATGGCAACGTGGCAAACTCCGCTACTTTATCTCTACCTGTTAAAGATGATCCAAGAGATTTGAGCAAAATGTCTTATTCGGATAATCAATTCCGTAATAAGGTTGTTATTTATGGAACGTCGCCAAGTTTTTATGGCTTTAGATTAGGCGTTCGTTACTCTGGTATTGGTGGAACGCGATATAGCTTATTGGCTGGTGGCAATATTAATGGAGATTTTGTGGCTACAAATGATTTAGCTTTTGTATTCGATAGAAACAATCAAAATATTCCTGCAAATATCCGAACAGGCTTACAGACATTATTGGATAATCCAGACGCAAGCCAAAGTTTAAAAGATTATATTAATAAATATTCTGGTCAGATAGCAGAGCGAAATGGTGGTGTGAATGACTTTTTTGGTATTGTTGATGTAAAATTAAGCTATCAACTACACCTAAATAAAAAGCATAGTATTGAATTCTCTGGAGATGTGTTTAATTTTGCAAACCTACTTAACAAAAAATGGGGTGTAAATGAAACTTTGGGCAACCAGGCTTTATACGCTGTTAGC
- a CDS encoding hypothetical protein (product_source=Hypo-rule applied), with product MIMPIGKRIRPQGKNKLTSAIINRDKTEHAEYLTFAWPSKNDKIRIRIMPEDYSRYPVGTKLTVIYLKFGKEALELVEL from the coding sequence ATGATAATGCCAATTGGAAAAAGGATAAGGCCCCAGGGTAAAAACAAATTGACAAGTGCAATCATCAACCGCGATAAAACAGAACATGCGGAATATTTAACTTTTGCCTGGCCATCCAAAAATGATAAGATAAGGATTAGGATAATGCCCGAAGATTATTCGCGCTACCCGGTAGGTACAAAACTAACTGTTATCTATTTAAAGTTTGGCAAAGAAGCGCTTGAACTTGTTGAATTATAA
- a CDS encoding hypothetical protein (product_source=Hypo-rule applied), whose translation MPYSKRIYDLAFKRQKIDQANILLTPKANIDLSPVFYFNIRLKNYQGLNLLLILNQDSVNSTLTSLSS comes from the coding sequence ATGCCTTACTCCAAACGGATTTACGATCTGGCATTTAAACGCCAGAAAATTGATCAGGCTAACATTCTCTTAACACCAAAAGCCAATATTGATTTATCGCCCGTTTTTTATTTTAACATCAGGCTTAAAAACTACCAAGGACTAAACCTATTATTAATATTAAATCAGGATTCAGTTAACAGCACATTAACATCTTTGTCATCATAA
- a CDS encoding hypothetical protein (product_source=Hypo-rule applied; transmembrane_helix_parts=Inside_1_49,TMhelix_50_72,Outside_73_189), which yields METIETKPNNDAELSDFIVITEHKCDCTIELISFALLLIGALISYKYSDFTFLLMVFLFLLMVLSLLIMQSLLHIPAKIELSKVQMVIYYGRHFMDNQHIEGRFPLVERIKWENITAINLTSYVHTTTNGESDIEFTYCYLVITDRSIINLSRNPNERCKIRLNDFEKKPEEILDICKQFQIELTRSGN from the coding sequence ATGGAAACAATAGAAACAAAGCCGAATAACGATGCTGAATTATCCGATTTTATTGTTATAACAGAACATAAGTGTGATTGCACCATAGAACTAATCTCTTTTGCCCTATTATTAATCGGAGCGCTGATTTCTTATAAATATTCGGATTTCACATTCCTTCTCATGGTTTTTCTATTCTTATTAATGGTCCTTTCACTTTTAATAATGCAATCTTTACTGCATATACCAGCAAAAATAGAACTCTCGAAAGTCCAGATGGTTATTTATTATGGCAGGCATTTTATGGATAATCAACATATTGAAGGCAGGTTTCCATTAGTAGAAAGAATTAAATGGGAAAATATTACAGCCATTAATTTAACATCGTATGTACACACAACTACCAATGGCGAGAGTGATATTGAATTTACCTATTGCTATCTTGTTATAACCGATAGAAGTATAATCAACTTAAGCAGAAACCCCAACGAGCGGTGTAAAATCCGGCTAAACGACTTTGAGAAGAAACCTGAAGAAATTTTAGACATTTGTAAACAATTTCAAATTGAACTTACCCGTTCCGGTAATTAG
- a CDS encoding hypothetical protein (product_source=Hypo-rule applied; cath_funfam=3.40.50.10840; transmembrane_helix_parts=Inside_1_37,TMhelix_38_57,Outside_58_61,TMhelix_62_84,Inside_85_222) has product MNLPKNIRDFNLEEMQILNVRLAGEQKKLKEIIRYEKFLKHGIIGVICVALIIITGNELLLIGLATIALVSFGYVLFTPICIYYDRKYLRAEIKNLNGYINNGKATVFSIRSKRVAKVAAVVDEFTGGTPAYFLIELDVESVLFYRDTQYIFIEGFPCLDFDIYAAHDAVFLGKPICPLSEIIDPIIIDEKARSCYEKKYGTPTFGIKNINFDKLIGQYHNC; this is encoded by the coding sequence ATGAACCTACCTAAAAATATACGAGACTTTAATTTAGAAGAGATGCAGATTTTGAATGTGCGTTTAGCTGGAGAGCAAAAGAAGTTAAAAGAAATAATAAGGTATGAGAAATTCCTAAAACATGGTATAATTGGGGTAATCTGTGTTGCTTTAATTATAATAACAGGGAATGAACTTTTGCTTATTGGTTTAGCTACCATTGCATTGGTTTCTTTTGGTTATGTACTTTTTACTCCAATATGCATTTATTACGACCGGAAATACTTGAGAGCTGAAATAAAAAATTTAAACGGCTACATTAATAATGGAAAGGCAACCGTTTTTAGTATACGTTCGAAAAGGGTTGCAAAAGTAGCTGCAGTTGTGGATGAATTTACGGGAGGAACACCAGCTTACTTTCTGATAGAACTTGATGTTGAAAGTGTACTGTTTTACCGGGATACTCAATATATATTTATAGAGGGCTTTCCTTGTTTGGATTTCGATATCTATGCCGCCCATGATGCTGTTTTTCTGGGCAAACCTATATGCCCGCTTAGCGAAATTATTGACCCAATTATTATCGATGAAAAAGCAAGAAGCTGTTATGAGAAAAAATATGGCACGCCTACATTTGGTATAAAAAACATCAACTTCGACAAACTTATTGGCCAATATCATAATTGCTAG
- a CDS encoding hypothetical protein (product_source=Hypo-rule applied; superfamily=52440) — translation MGDTYTREMINQLEQMPDAEWTKQINEKQAQLEKTIFKNVVTKESFIYFGQGNFIQSGSDIAQAKFLKVGENQTYIEEFYTEPRYSVAGRYNTDYYIIYFDGKAYVSLSLLQTLYLFDESKWRKILYPVEFIDGFGYNFSEFLKLSLPGRHPNEKWLEDTSTETCNRLYFKDLTVEEILSLPVKNPH, via the coding sequence ATGGGGGACACATACACCAGGGAAATGATCAATCAACTTGAACAGATGCCTGATGCAGAATGGACAAAACAGATAAACGAAAAACAGGCACAACTTGAAAAAACTATATTTAAAAACGTAGTAACCAAGGAATCTTTTATTTATTTCGGACAGGGTAATTTTATACAGTCGGGAAGTGATATCGCCCAAGCTAAATTTTTAAAAGTTGGCGAAAACCAAACTTATATAGAAGAATTTTACACCGAACCCCGCTATTCAGTTGCAGGAAGATATAATACCGATTACTACATTATATATTTTGATGGAAAAGCCTATGTGTCATTGTCGCTGCTGCAAACCTTGTATCTTTTTGATGAATCGAAGTGGCGAAAAATATTGTATCCGGTTGAATTTATTGATGGATTTGGCTATAATTTTTCTGAGTTTTTAAAACTTTCTTTACCCGGGCGGCATCCAAATGAAAAATGGTTGGAAGATACCAGTACTGAAACCTGTAATAGACTATACTTTAAAGATTTGACTGTTGAAGAAATTTTAAGTTTACCAGTTAAAAATCCTCACTAG
- a CDS encoding hypothetical protein (product_source=Hypo-rule applied; transmembrane_helix_parts=Outside_1_14,TMhelix_15_37,Inside_38_49) has translation MFTNSKDSALEESVLLLAAHSFFWTIVIIQPVLNRFTKAEYGNNRNKAE, from the coding sequence ATGTTTACAAATAGTAAAGATAGTGCGCTGGAGGAATCTGTTTTATTGCTTGCAGCTCATTCGTTCTTTTGGACGATAGTTATAATTCAACCTGTTCTTAACCGTTTTACAAAAGCAGAATATGGAAACAATAGAAACAAAGCCGAATAA